The genomic region TTTTTGTGGATGATGTATCGATCGGGCTGGGGCGCGAAACCTGGGCAAGAGGTAGTGTTGGCGGTTCGGTTAAAGCGATCTGCGTTTGAGCAGATTTTGGCTCAGGCGGTGCATTCGAGCTATGTGCCGGAGATTTATGGTGAGCCAGCGGCTTGGAAACAAGCGGTTGAGAATTCAGATGTGCGGTTGCAGTGGGACCCGGACCATACGCCGTCGGGGGACAAGTGTGAGCGGCGGGCGATTCAGTTGGGTTTGCGAGGGGAGGCGATCGCGAAGTATTCCCGTGAGTGGATTCTGGAGATTGAGAATATTTCGGAGTTTGTGGCGGAGCAGCGGCAGCATGTGATGGCTAGAGATTATGAGTCGCTGGTGTTGCCGAGGGAGTCGGTGTATGAAGTGCGTGATGCTGAAGTGGTTAAGCGATTACAGTTGTCACCTTTGTAAAGCATTTTCCTCAAGCTAAGATAGCGATAGATGGTCGCAGCGAGGTCCAATATATGCCAGTGCGTCAGCCACGCTATAGCAAGGAAGAATTTGCCCGCCGGGGTGATGCGATTTATGAGTCGCAAGTTCGCTCACTGGTTGAGGTGGGGAATGATGGGAAGATCGTGGCGATCGATATTGAGACGGGGGCTTTTGAGCTAGCGGATGATACGATGACGGCGACAAGACAACT from Romeriopsis navalis LEGE 11480 harbors:
- a CDS encoding DUF4291 domain-containing protein, with product MNLITEPYLQQKARWPQTGRVILAQYDAASIVVYQAYRHAIGDFAAEYGYFGGEFKLSRMTWIKPNFLWMMYRSGWGAKPGQEVVLAVRLKRSAFEQILAQAVHSSYVPEIYGEPAAWKQAVENSDVRLQWDPDHTPSGDKCERRAIQLGLRGEAIAKYSREWILEIENISEFVAEQRQHVMARDYESLVLPRESVYEVRDAEVVKRLQLSPL